From one Branchiostoma floridae strain S238N-H82 chromosome 3, Bfl_VNyyK, whole genome shotgun sequence genomic stretch:
- the LOC118411636 gene encoding cadherin-related family member 1-like: MLWRQAVVLGMVCIILRTGAQANQPPIFTQGMDYQQIPEDTVVGASVYTLSATDTDGDTLMYGVSGQVSNNLFIVNPSSGLVTLKSPLDRELTDEYQITVTVSDGRNPQVVQTPTIFITDANDNSPVFQGIPYEVSVNENDVSQTSIFRVTATDADQGIGGTVSYFLEAGDESKFEVDRPTGNVNLKEELDYEESSVYQLRIRAQDGGGSYQGNQVFQTSTTVLIVNVVDQDDQPPLFLGQPFSTQVNEDTPLGTSIITINARDGDYGIDNPIVYSTQGDDGTFSIDSTSGVISLAKMLDRESKTDEGGVYSFDVQVRENSIEARTTNTSVRITIVDVNDQIPTFYNGTGNSPQNYFTATIPEGTSAGIPLGGLDMRVEDNDEGDNGRFTLTLDEEGSRYFEVVPSTVYGQAAVNIRVKNSRLLDYETLQSVQFKVIAREDLAAEHYSSTATVLVTLEDTNDNSPVFNQSKYDLSVAENSPDGTVVETITATDLDSGQFAAVTYSLQGSGSDKFAVNHFTGEITVAKGEKLDRETIPFYFLILVAEDGGGRASNVQLQITLLDVNDEAPRFYRFYHWNVLVRDNSVETSQPLQITAVDIDEGTNGGIKYSIVGGDERGSFNIDEDSGIINLTQPLDYEALGGGDEFHLVVQAMDEGQPPLNSTTTVIVVVQVLVGNEHNYVCLSDPSQCLQNTCQNGGICSSCCTLMHNSCTCPTGYTGTLCEIDVDECISHPCQNGGTCLDGINSYHCHCPDGFSGRNCESDIDWCAMSPCPFDWICQDQITYFTCHVPGSFHPNRLPFGCSPASCPNGMICKDNPGFFSCSLQ; the protein is encoded by the exons GAGCTTCTGTGTACACCTTGAGTGCAACTGACACTGATGGTGATACTCTGATGTATGGAGTCTCAGGACAAGTCTCCAATAACCTGTTTATAGTTAATCCAAGTTCGGGGCTTGTTACTTTGAAATCACCATTGGACAGAGAG CTCACCGATGAATACCAGATCACTGTTACAGTTTCAGATGGGAGAAATCCACAG GTCGTACAAACCCCAACCATCTTCATAACTGATGCCAATGACAACAGTCCGGTGTTCCAGGGTATTCCCTATGAAGTGTCTGTCAATGAG AATGACGTTTCACAAACCAGCATATTCAGGGTGACGGCAACTGATGCAGACCAAGGGATTGGTGGAACTGTGTCGTACTTTCTAGAG GCTGGAGATGAATCAAAGTTTGAGGTTGACAGACCGACTGGAAATGTGAACTTAAAGGAGGAGCTGGACTATGAAGAATCATCTGTTTATCAACTCAGAATCAGAGCTCAG GATGGAGGAGGCAGCTACCAGGGAAACCAGGTTTTTCAGACCAGCACCACTGTGCTGATAGTGAATGTTGTTGATCAAGATGATCAGCCTCCTCTGTTCCTGGGACAGCCTTTCTCAACACAAGTGAACGAAGACACTCCACTG GGTACATCCATTATAACCATCAATGCTCGAGATGGGGACTACGGCATCGATAATCCAATCGTCTATTCCACACAAGGGG ATGATGGCACCTTCTCCATTGACTCCACCAGTGGAGTGATCAGTCTGGCTAAGATGCTGGACAGGGAAAGTAAGACGGATGAAGGAGGAGTCTACAGCTTTGATGTGCAG GTCAGAGAAAACAGCATTGAAGCCAGGACAACAAACACGAGTGTGCGCATCACCATAGTAGATGTGAACGACCAGATCCCAACGTTCTACAATGGCACCGGAAACTCTCCCCAGAACTACTTCACAGCCACCATTCCTGAGGGCACGTCTGCAGGAATTCCCCTGGGGGGTCTGGACATGAGGGTGGAGGATAACGATGAG gGTGACAACGGCCGGTTCACCCTGACGCTTGATGAAGAAGGCAGCAGGTATTTTGAGGTGGTGCCGAGCACAGTTTATGGGCAGGCAGCAGTGAACATCCGAGTCAAGAACTCCAGACTTCTAGACTATGAGACACTGCAATCTGTGCAGTTCAAA GTGATTGCTAGAGAAGACCTGGCAGCTGAGCATTACAGCAGCACTGCCACAGTTCTGGTGACATTGGAGGACACCAACGACAACTCTCCTGTCTTCAACCAGTCTAAGTACGACCTGTCTGTGGCTGAGAACTCTCCAGATGGGACTGTTGTAGAAACAATCACG GCAACTGATCTGGACTCTGGTCAATTTGCAGCAGTTACGTACAGTTTGCAAGGGAGTGGAAGTGACAA GTTTGCTGTCAACCACTTCACAGGAGAGATAACAGTTGCCAAGGGTGAAAAGTTGGACAGAGAGACTATCCCATTCTACTTCCTCATCTTGGTAGCTGAGGACGGTGGGGGCCGTGCCTCCAACGTGCAACTGCAAATCACCCTGTTGGATGTCAATGATGAAGCACCACGGTTCTACAGATTCTACCATTGGAATGTCCTTGTGCGAGATAATTCAGTAGAAACCAGCCAGCCATTACAGATAACG GCTGTTGACATCGATGAAGGCACAAATGGAGGCATCAAGTACTCCATTGTAGGGGGAGATGAGCGAGGAAGCTTCAACATAGATGAAGACAGTGGCATAATAAACCTTACACAACCACTGGACTATGAGGCACTCGGTGGTGGGGATGAGTTCCACCTGGTAGTACAAGCTATGGATGAGGGACAGCCACCCTTAAACTCTACAACAACTGTCATTGTCGTTGTCCAG GTCTTGGTTGGCAACGAACACAACTATGTCTGTCTATCTG ATCCAAGTCAATGCTTGCAGAATACATGTCAAAATGGTGGAATCTGCTCTTCCTGCTGCACTTTGATGCACAACTCCTGCACCTGTCCAACAGGCTACACTGGAACCTTGTGTGAGATTG ATGTTGATGAGTGCATCTCCCATCCATGTCAAAATGGAGGCACATGCTTGGATGGGATAAACTCATACCACTGCCACTGCCCGGATGGGTTTTCAGGTCGGAACTGTGAGTCAG ACATAGATTGGTGCGCCATGAGTCCCTGTCCATTTGACTGGATCTGTCAGGATCAGATCACTTACTTCACTTGCCATG TTCCAGGCAGCTTCCATCCAAACAGATTGCCCTTTGGGTGCAGTCCTGCCTCCTGTCCAAATGGTATGATCTGCAAGGACAACCCAGGGTTTTTCTCCTGCAGCCTACAATAG